In Porites lutea chromosome 9, jaPorLute2.1, whole genome shotgun sequence, a single window of DNA contains:
- the LOC140947405 gene encoding F-BAR and double SH3 domains protein 2-like, which yields MTTQNQPQKKVKILQVLRTIQAEQLSKLQQKFQLEQDLLEDVRTYTKQRSAIEREYSQALQKLNSQFLQKKELEESAGGESGSRTPQGVWKSLLDEAEKKAKQRQTISEELQGQMGESMKMLKSNRSQVYKKCEELTKKIHEEVFETVRELSKAKKGYEEMEKLSQAAREQAADAEDKLKKKNVKFFQSKTSLEKNLNKSSSRRDVCERRSAMARNDYIMSLAAANAHMTRYYCTEMQDIMSTLDGDFFDQMRGYFATLGELEVDACKNAIAGFESVVSQANTINRDVSLQALLFKNKVFSEVVQYDFEPYRHDNVRKVTTEHNAGLALNKEARKLAMKLAKDQMNIKAKMKLLQGTEDSPTAPGDVTQDSEQSTEALKESIRLIETNKLKTEACLQVLREAGVNVDEWLKSANSLSPNDIEADSISQNSFNDDFADDDWDDLDDTFTADYSSDEDSRSVSSNCSIPVSCIALYNFEATDSDELTITEGEELEILERDAEGWCKGRNKGGQVGFFPESYVEVGSTSSVSTPTSSYTDGPPLGSPVSVASVVQATSGSTKYLCYVRALYDYEAMGDDEISFKEGDIVGVISKDDNDIDDGFWYGEFQGQRGVFSSLVVEDMPGEFPSTDTNMNITEPLPSSSRTSSSNTRAGDYITIPIDYRANGSAAASSSNAIQPVRKAPPPPAGSSPQIPRSTTMASGGAGRALLPPVERQRARTENTVTMRRPDSASFARSLSQNTSLQAKMYENINQLAPTASKPPDYVNFTDLSSRVNGASSHSASASSSAPRPAARSLRPAPPPKPPPPTASSRTTFRSLSYV from the exons ATGACAACACAAAATCAGCCCCAGAAGAAG GTCAAAATTTTACAAGTTCTTCGAACAATTCAAGCCGAGCAGCTATCGAAACTGCAGCAAAAGTTCCAGCTTGAACAGGACCTTCTAGAAGATGTTAG aaCCTACACGAAACAGAGATCGGCAATCGAGCGGGAATATTCCCAG GCATTGCAAAAACTTAATTCCcagtttcttcaaaagaaagAACTAGAAGAATCAGCTGGTGGAGAAAGTGGAAGCAG AACCCCTCAGGGTGTATGGAAATCTCTTCTTGATGAAGCAGAGAAGAAGGCTAAGCAGCGTCAGACCATTTCAGAAGAACTCCAAGGACAAATGGGAGAGAGtatgaaaatgttgaaatcaaACAGATCACAAGTTTATAAAAAG TGTGAAGAACTTACAAAGAAAATCCATGAGGAAGTGTTTGAGACAGTTCGTGAATTATCTAAG gcCAAAAAGGGATACGAGGAAATGGAAAAGTTATCCCAGGCGGCACGGGAGCAAGCTGCTGATGCAGAGGACAA GCTGAAAAAGAAGAATGTCAAGTTTTTCCAGTCCAAGACATCACTAGAAAAGAATCTAAACAAG AGTTCTAGTAGGCGTGATGTTTGTGAAAGAAGGTCCGCAATGGCAAGAAATGATTACATAATGTCACTTGCTGCCGCCAATGCACATATGACAAGATATTACTGCACGGAGATGCAAGACATCATGTCT ACTCTAGATGGGGACTTTTTTGATCAGATGAGAGGCTACTTTGCCACCTTGGGTGAATTGGAAGTGGATGCCTGCAAAAATGCCATAGCAGGATTTGAGAGTGTTGTTTCTCAAGCAAATACA ATTAACAGAGATGTGTCTCTTCAAGCTTTgctgtttaaaaacaaagtctTTTCAGAAGTTGTTCAATACGACTTTGAACCTTACAGACATGATAAC GTAAGAAAGGTTACAACAGAACACAATGCTGGCCTGGCCTTGAATAAAGAAGCAAGAAAATTAGCGATGAAGCTTGCTAAGGATCAGATGAACATAAAGGCAAAAATGAAACTACTTCAAGGG ACTGAAGATTCACCAACAGCACCAGGAGATGTCACTCAGGATTCTGAGCAAAGTACTGAGGCATTGAAAGAAAGCATAAGACTGATTGAG ACAAACAAGCTGAAGACAGAGGCATGTTTACAAGTCTTGCGTGAGGCTGGGG taAATGTGGACGAATGGCTAAAGAGTGCTAATTCCTTGTCTCCTAATGACATAGAAGCTG ATTCTATAAGCCAGAACTCATTCAATGATGACTTTGCTgatgatgactgggatgacctgGATGACACGTTCACAGCAGATTACTCTTCAGATGAGGATTCCAGGAGTGTGTCATCAAACTGCTCTATCCCAGTCTCTTGTATTGCCTTGTACAATTTTGAG GCAACAGACTCAGATGAGCTAACCATAACAGAGGGTGAAGAACTAGAAATCTTAGAAAGAGATGCTGAAGGATGGTGTAAG GGTCGTAACAAAGGTGGCCAAGTGGGTTTTTTTCCAGAGTCTTATGTTGAAGTGGGATCAACGTCATCTGTTAGTACTCCAACAAGTTCCTACACTGATGGTCCTCCTCTTGGTTCGCCAGTCAGTGTCGCAAGTGTGGTACAAGCAACATCGGGATCAACAAAATACT TGTGTTATGTGAGGGCACTTTATGACTATGAAGCTATGGGTGATGATGAAATATCTTTCAAAGAAGGAGACATTGTAGGGGTGATCTCAAAAGATGACAATGACATTGATGATGGCTTTTGGTATGGGGAGTTCCAAGGCCAAAGAGGAGTTTTTTCATCATTGGTGGTAGAGGACATGCCAGGAGAATTTCCATCTACAGATACTAATATGAACATAACAGAGCCTTTACCAAGTTCCTCAAGAACCTCATCTTCCAATACTAGGGCCGGAGATTATATAACCATTCCAATAGACTACAGAGCGAATGGATCAGCAGCAGCATCATCATCAAACGCAATACAACCTGTTAGAAAAGCACCACCACCCCCTGCGGGTTCATCTCCGCAGATTCCACGGAGTACAACAATGGCATCAGGGGGAGCTGGCAGGGCATTGCTGCCTCCAGTTGAACGTCAAAGAGCAAGAACTGAGAATACAGTGACTATGAGGAGACCAGACAGTGCATCTTTTGCAAGAAGTCTTTCTCAAAACACATCTCTTCAAGCAAAAATGTATGAGAATATAAACCAGTTGGCACCTACAGCATCAAAGCCTCCTGATTATGTTAATTTCACAGACCTATCATCAAGGGTAAACGGTGCATCATCCCACTCAGCAAGTGCTTCCTCTAGTGCGCCTAGACCTGCGGCAAGGTCACTTCGCCCAGCTCCACCCCCTAAACCTCCCCCACCAACTGCTTCCAGCAGAACTACATTTAGGTCTTTATCCTATGTTTAA